Proteins co-encoded in one Natronorubrum daqingense genomic window:
- a CDS encoding 30S ribosomal protein S15, with protein sequence MARMHTRRRGSSGSDKPAADEPPEWSDVDAEEIESRVVELAEQGYEPSQIGMKLRDEGVTGTPIPDVKLATGKKLTTILEENDATPEIPEDLYNLMERAVRLREHIQENQQDYQNKRALQNTESKVRRLVQYYRGDELEADFEYSFDVAKEIVDE encoded by the coding sequence ATGGCACGAATGCATACCCGCCGCCGAGGCTCGTCCGGATCGGACAAGCCAGCGGCAGACGAACCGCCGGAGTGGAGCGACGTCGACGCCGAGGAGATCGAATCTCGCGTCGTCGAACTGGCAGAGCAGGGCTACGAACCGAGCCAGATCGGAATGAAGCTGCGTGACGAAGGTGTCACGGGCACGCCGATTCCCGACGTCAAACTGGCCACCGGGAAGAAGCTCACGACGATTCTCGAGGAGAACGACGCGACGCCCGAGATTCCCGAGGATCTGTACAACCTGATGGAGCGCGCAGTCCGCCTGCGCGAGCACATCCAGGAGAACCAGCAGGACTACCAGAACAAACGCGCCCTGCAGAACACCGAGTCGAAGGTCCGCCGTCTCGTTCAATACTACCGCGGTGACGAACTCGAGGCGGACTTCGAGTATTCCTTCGACGTTGCGAAAGAGATCGTCGACGAGTAA
- a CDS encoding exonuclease translates to MSTEGRSETASSAPASALESASFVHLVARADGDALAASGLLARALAARETPYQVSIGRTVADRTDRVNDRDPTADDATIAVGAVDADVTRLETDDRPATLAALEVVRDLEASPDPVLALAGLVAAGVEPGAGECEWILEAARERELVERRPGLAVPSADPVGGCAHSTQVAAPWSGDPDATRAALDDLDVALDDPDSLADDDYRAIGSAVALDVVGDDRAVDAAAETIQRALRPYATPEHAFETVGGYADVLEATARTEPGTGAALAMGHDAHEPALAAWREYGRRAHTSLEGASTGRYDGLFVLGIDDGPVEAVARLAVSFRSPEPTVLVVAEDEAAIATRGDDALGATLEAITRDLKETGAAGVTYDSANRRGYLRYDPDVDQSTIIEIVRALR, encoded by the coding sequence ATGTCCACAGAGGGTCGATCCGAAACCGCGTCGTCCGCCCCTGCGAGCGCACTCGAGAGCGCGAGCTTCGTCCACCTCGTGGCGCGAGCCGACGGGGACGCACTCGCGGCGAGTGGGCTCCTCGCGAGAGCACTCGCTGCACGCGAGACGCCGTATCAGGTGAGCATCGGGCGAACCGTCGCGGATCGAACCGACCGCGTCAATGACCGCGACCCGACAGCCGACGACGCTACGATCGCCGTCGGTGCCGTCGATGCGGACGTGACGCGACTCGAGACGGACGATCGACCGGCCACGCTCGCTGCACTCGAGGTCGTTCGCGACCTCGAGGCGTCGCCGGATCCCGTCCTCGCACTCGCCGGCCTCGTGGCCGCGGGCGTCGAGCCGGGAGCCGGCGAGTGCGAGTGGATTCTCGAGGCGGCACGCGAACGCGAGTTGGTCGAACGCCGACCCGGACTTGCGGTGCCGAGTGCGGATCCGGTCGGCGGCTGCGCGCATTCGACGCAAGTCGCCGCGCCGTGGTCGGGCGACCCGGACGCGACGCGAGCCGCTCTCGACGACCTCGACGTGGCGCTCGACGACCCCGACTCGCTCGCCGACGACGACTACCGAGCGATCGGGTCTGCCGTCGCTCTCGACGTCGTCGGCGACGACCGCGCGGTCGACGCTGCGGCGGAGACGATTCAGCGAGCGCTTCGCCCCTACGCGACGCCAGAGCACGCCTTCGAAACCGTCGGCGGCTACGCCGACGTGCTCGAGGCGACGGCCCGGACCGAACCGGGAACGGGCGCTGCGCTCGCGATGGGTCACGACGCACACGAGCCGGCACTCGCCGCCTGGCGAGAATACGGCCGACGTGCGCATACGTCGCTCGAGGGTGCGTCGACCGGTCGCTACGACGGTCTGTTCGTCCTCGGTATCGACGACGGGCCGGTCGAAGCGGTCGCTCGACTCGCCGTCTCGTTTCGCTCGCCGGAGCCGACCGTACTCGTCGTCGCCGAGGATGAAGCGGCAATCGCTACTCGGGGCGACGACGCACTCGGCGCGACGCTCGAGGCGATCACGCGAGACCTCAAGGAAACGGGCGCTGCGGGCGTCACCTACGACAGCGCCAATCGCCGTGGCTATCTCAGATACGACCCGGACGTGGACCAGTCGACGATCATCGAAATCGTGAGGGCGTTACGATGA
- a CDS encoding KEOPS complex subunit Pcc1, translating to MSRRATIRTTHEDADVVARALRPGNTDEMETVVETDAESSSEESATDDTHDTVRTRIERETTGGLHSNVDDYAVNLEVAMTVADATREEQFDQPMDAGCASEHEHDTTNNE from the coding sequence ATGAGTCGACGCGCGACGATTCGAACGACGCACGAGGACGCCGACGTCGTCGCTCGGGCACTCCGCCCGGGCAATACGGACGAGATGGAGACCGTCGTCGAGACGGACGCTGAGTCCTCGAGCGAGGAGTCGGCTACCGACGACACCCACGACACCGTCCGCACGCGTATCGAACGCGAGACGACCGGTGGGCTCCACTCGAACGTCGACGACTACGCGGTCAATCTCGAGGTCGCGATGACTGTCGCAGACGCCACTCGAGAGGAACAGTTCGACCAACCGATGGACGCGGGGTGCGCGTCCGAACACGAACACGATACTACCAACAATGAGTGA
- a CDS encoding 30S ribosomal protein S3ae: MSERSVSRAKQEKRWYTILAPEQFDRQELGETPADEPDQVYDRTVETTLGELTNNASENNTKLTFKVTDVGSDSAYTEFIEHSLTRDYLRSLVRRGASKIEAYVTVLTTDDYRVQIQPVAFTTKKADASQEKAIREQMVAMIEEAAAERTFEELIDSVVEGRLSSGIYGEAKTIYPLRRVEIQKATLEARPEEVAEEEATAVDVDEEDVATDD; encoded by the coding sequence ATGAGTGAACGATCAGTTTCACGCGCAAAACAGGAAAAGCGGTGGTACACCATCCTGGCACCGGAGCAATTCGACCGGCAGGAACTCGGTGAGACACCCGCTGACGAACCGGATCAAGTCTACGACCGAACCGTCGAAACGACGCTCGGCGAGTTGACGAACAACGCCAGCGAGAACAACACGAAGCTGACCTTCAAGGTCACCGACGTCGGCAGCGACTCGGCGTACACGGAGTTCATCGAGCACTCGCTGACTCGAGACTACCTGCGTTCGCTGGTCCGTCGCGGTGCCTCGAAGATCGAGGCCTACGTCACCGTCCTCACGACGGACGACTACCGCGTCCAGATCCAGCCCGTCGCCTTCACGACGAAAAAGGCCGACGCGAGCCAGGAGAAGGCCATCCGCGAACAGATGGTCGCCATGATCGAAGAGGCCGCCGCCGAGCGGACGTTCGAGGAACTCATCGACAGCGTCGTCGAAGGGCGACTCTCCTCGGGCATCTACGGCGAGGCCAAGACGATCTACCCGCTTCGCCGCGTCGAGATCCAGAAGGCGACCCTCGAGGCCCGACCCGAGGAAGTCGCCGAAGAGGAAGCGACCGCGGTCGACGTCGACGAAGAAGACGTCGCCACGGACGACTAA
- a CDS encoding iron-containing alcohol dehydrogenase family protein translates to MTPVDATDGREPTTRFEYEPSTIRLGPNCVDDLEDELAANGFERALVVCGSTVGRTPDVIGPVTDGIGDRLVGVFDETTPKKRLATAANALERLEAERADVLVSLGGGSSLDVAKAASVLAASDRPTAEIADEFARTETITVPDEGLVPIVAVPTTLAGADLSMSAGVTAGPESGLVDTVVEGGISHPGLMPAAAVYDPTMLETTPETILAGSAMNGFDKGIETLYSAAGSPVTDATARHGLEKLADGLRAFGDGARDIDTYQTLLEGIVLVQYGISRADGSTLSIVHAFGHGLTRTYSVQQGAAHAVVVPHVLEYLFEQDDVDARAGMLADALGVENAADHGSAVVEAVTEIRDALGLPACLRNVDGPEPDEFEAVATHILSDRLMANTPPGLEPTVDDIDGILERAW, encoded by the coding sequence ATGACTCCAGTGGATGCTACCGACGGACGGGAGCCGACGACGCGCTTCGAGTACGAGCCATCGACGATCCGACTCGGCCCGAACTGTGTCGACGACCTCGAGGACGAACTCGCGGCCAACGGCTTCGAACGCGCACTCGTCGTCTGTGGCTCGACCGTCGGTAGGACACCGGACGTGATCGGCCCGGTTACCGACGGAATCGGTGACCGATTAGTGGGCGTTTTCGACGAAACGACGCCGAAAAAACGCCTTGCGACGGCCGCGAACGCCCTCGAGCGCCTCGAGGCGGAGCGAGCGGACGTGCTCGTGAGCCTCGGTGGCGGAAGTAGCCTCGACGTGGCGAAGGCGGCGAGCGTCCTCGCGGCGAGCGACCGTCCGACGGCTGAAATTGCCGACGAGTTCGCCCGGACGGAGACGATCACCGTTCCGGACGAGGGGCTGGTGCCAATCGTCGCCGTCCCGACGACGCTCGCCGGGGCCGACCTCTCGATGAGCGCGGGGGTCACTGCCGGACCCGAGTCGGGATTGGTCGACACCGTCGTCGAAGGCGGGATCTCACATCCGGGACTCATGCCTGCAGCCGCAGTGTACGACCCGACGATGCTCGAGACGACGCCGGAGACCATCCTCGCTGGGTCGGCGATGAACGGCTTCGACAAGGGCATCGAGACGCTCTACTCGGCCGCTGGGTCGCCGGTAACCGACGCCACGGCCAGACACGGTCTCGAGAAACTCGCGGACGGGCTACGCGCGTTCGGTGACGGTGCCCGGGATATCGATACGTATCAGACTCTTCTCGAGGGAATCGTCCTCGTCCAGTACGGAATCTCTCGCGCCGACGGGTCGACGCTCTCGATCGTCCACGCCTTCGGACACGGTCTCACACGAACGTACAGCGTCCAGCAGGGGGCCGCTCACGCCGTCGTCGTTCCTCACGTCCTCGAGTATCTCTTCGAACAGGACGACGTCGACGCTCGAGCAGGGATGCTCGCGGACGCCCTCGGCGTCGAAAATGCGGCCGATCACGGTAGTGCAGTCGTCGAGGCAGTCACCGAAATTCGGGACGCACTCGGACTCCCCGCATGCCTGCGGAACGTCGACGGACCCGAACCCGACGAGTTCGAAGCCGTTGCGACCCACATTCTAAGCGACCGATTGATGGCGAACACGCCGCCGGGACTCGAGCCGACGGTCGACGACATCGACGGAATCCTCGAGCGAGCGTGGTGA
- a CDS encoding ATP-binding protein: protein MDRWKRVLSSIGPRTVVIGLGAFYIVFSLVWGSVRVQGGTPAGNVVVVSSLIGLLGVALVYGGLALSRSDIRPEFYPDVAGWTLVGFGAMLGMLVVYNSQPADSISNPARAILFLTSFSSLAGFGVGIYDARAKTRATELEETVAKLEASNERLEQFAYAASHDLQEPLRMVSSYLQLIERRSADELSAETEEFLTFAVDGADRMRRMIESLLEYSRVETQGEPLSRVELDRVLEGVLDDLHGPLSESDVEVTMDSLPAVTGDERQLRQVFENLLTNAIEYGGTGPTTVHVSATRDGPWWNVTVEDDGIGIAPDDQERIFDVFQRLHSREDHPGVGIGLALCERIVERHEGRISVESELSEGSTFSVTLPVIDTER from the coding sequence ATGGATCGCTGGAAACGAGTGCTCTCTTCAATCGGTCCGAGGACCGTTGTTATCGGTCTCGGCGCGTTCTACATCGTTTTCAGTCTCGTCTGGGGCTCCGTTCGGGTCCAGGGCGGAACGCCAGCCGGAAACGTGGTAGTCGTCTCCTCGCTGATCGGCCTGCTCGGCGTCGCCCTCGTCTACGGCGGGTTGGCGTTGTCGAGAAGCGACATTCGGCCCGAGTTCTATCCCGACGTCGCGGGCTGGACGCTCGTCGGATTCGGTGCGATGCTCGGCATGCTCGTCGTGTACAATAGTCAGCCAGCCGATAGCATTTCGAATCCGGCCCGGGCGATCCTCTTTCTCACGTCGTTCAGCAGTCTCGCCGGATTCGGGGTCGGGATCTACGACGCACGAGCGAAGACGCGAGCAACCGAACTCGAGGAGACAGTAGCAAAGCTCGAAGCCTCGAACGAGCGACTCGAACAGTTCGCCTACGCCGCCTCCCACGACTTACAGGAGCCACTTCGAATGGTCTCGAGTTACCTGCAGTTGATCGAGCGTCGATCCGCCGACGAGCTGTCGGCGGAGACTGAAGAATTTCTCACCTTCGCGGTCGACGGCGCAGACCGGATGCGACGGATGATCGAGTCACTCCTCGAGTACTCCCGGGTCGAAACCCAGGGCGAACCACTGTCGCGCGTAGAGTTGGATCGAGTCCTCGAGGGCGTCCTCGACGATTTGCACGGACCGCTCTCGGAGAGCGATGTCGAGGTCACCATGGACTCGCTACCGGCAGTCACCGGCGACGAACGGCAGTTGCGGCAGGTGTTCGAAAACCTGTTGACGAATGCGATCGAGTACGGGGGCACTGGCCCGACGACGGTACACGTCTCCGCCACGCGAGACGGTCCCTGGTGGAACGTTACCGTCGAGGACGACGGAATCGGTATTGCGCCTGACGATCAAGAACGTATCTTCGACGTGTTTCAGCGGCTTCACAGCCGTGAGGACCACCCTGGGGTCGGAATTGGTCTGGCACTCTGTGAACGAATCGTCGAACGCCACGAGGGCCGGATCAGCGTCGAGTCCGAACTCAGCGAGGGGTCGACGTTCTCAGTCACGCTCCCGGTAATCGATACTGAGCGCTAA
- the queC gene encoding 7-cyano-7-deazaguanine synthase QueC: MTNRSTNQPTDESTAKRAVVLLSGGMDSATAAAVARARGYDLYGLHTSYGQQTETRELECARRLADAFDLADLLRIETGHLSAIGNSSLTDDELAVEDADLESDEIPSSYVPFRNANLLAMAVSYAEANDCEAVFIGAHSEDFAGYPDCRPAFFEAFEQVVDVGTKPETEISIEAPFVEWSKTDIAERGDDLEVPYEHTWSCYRENEPACGTCDSCAIRLQAFQNIGVRDPIEYDERPSYAEN, translated from the coding sequence ATGACCAACCGATCAACCAACCAACCGACCGACGAATCGACCGCTAAACGCGCCGTCGTCCTCCTCTCGGGGGGAATGGACAGCGCCACCGCCGCTGCCGTCGCTCGAGCCCGTGGCTACGACCTCTACGGGCTCCACACCTCCTACGGCCAGCAAACCGAAACGCGCGAACTCGAGTGCGCCCGTCGTCTCGCCGACGCGTTCGACCTCGCGGACCTCTTGCGAATCGAAACGGGCCATCTCTCCGCCATCGGGAACTCGAGTCTCACCGACGACGAACTGGCCGTCGAAGACGCTGACCTGGAGAGCGACGAGATTCCCTCGTCGTACGTTCCATTCCGGAACGCCAATCTGCTCGCGATGGCCGTCTCCTACGCGGAAGCCAACGACTGCGAGGCCGTCTTCATCGGCGCGCACAGCGAGGATTTCGCCGGCTATCCCGACTGTCGTCCCGCGTTCTTCGAGGCGTTCGAGCAGGTGGTCGACGTCGGAACGAAACCCGAGACTGAGATTTCGATCGAAGCGCCGTTCGTCGAATGGTCGAAAACCGACATCGCCGAGCGGGGTGACGACCTCGAGGTACCATACGAGCATACCTGGAGTTGTTACCGCGAAAACGAGCCCGCCTGTGGCACCTGTGATTCCTGTGCGATTCGACTACAGGCGTTCCAGAACATCGGCGTTCGAGATCCGATCGAGTACGACGAACGGCCGTCGTACGCAGAGAACTAG
- a CDS encoding 7-carboxy-7-deazaguanine synthase QueE, whose translation MPVSDSVDRDDSPEEVGSGDGLPINELFCSLQGEGRLAGVPSVFVRTSGCNLRCWFCDSYHTSWEPTHAWMDLDTILAEIESYENADHVVLTGGEPLIHETAVDLLEELSARGYHTTVETNGTVAPDAPIDLASISPKLESSTPTPERAPDGVDAGQWERRHEADRIDLEALTSLVETFDFQLKFVVTDDGDIPETLDLLAELRAASNAPIRDEDVLLMPEGATREQLADTRTRVAQLAIEHGFRYTPRLHVDLWNDAPET comes from the coding sequence ATGCCGGTCTCAGATTCAGTGGATCGAGACGACTCGCCCGAGGAAGTCGGGTCGGGTGACGGGCTCCCGATCAACGAGTTGTTCTGCTCGCTCCAGGGCGAGGGACGTCTCGCGGGTGTTCCCTCCGTGTTCGTCCGAACGAGCGGCTGTAACCTCCGGTGTTGGTTCTGTGATTCCTATCACACGTCCTGGGAGCCGACACACGCCTGGATGGACCTCGACACGATCCTCGCGGAGATCGAGTCCTACGAGAACGCTGATCACGTCGTCTTGACGGGCGGCGAGCCACTAATACACGAAACGGCCGTGGACCTCCTCGAGGAACTCTCCGCGCGCGGGTACCACACGACCGTCGAGACCAACGGCACCGTCGCCCCCGACGCGCCGATCGATCTCGCGTCGATCAGCCCGAAACTCGAGAGCAGTACGCCGACTCCCGAACGCGCGCCAGACGGCGTCGATGCGGGCCAATGGGAACGGCGACACGAGGCCGACCGAATCGACCTCGAGGCGCTAACCAGCCTCGTCGAAACGTTCGATTTCCAGTTGAAGTTCGTCGTCACCGACGACGGCGACATTCCGGAGACCCTCGACCTCCTCGCGGAGTTGCGTGCGGCGAGTAACGCTCCGATCCGGGACGAAGACGTCCTCTTGATGCCCGAAGGGGCGACGCGTGAGCAACTCGCGGACACCCGTACTCGAGTCGCCCAACTCGCGATCGAACACGGCTTTCGGTACACGCCTCGATTGCACGTCGACCTCTGGAACGACGCCCCCGAAACCTGA
- a CDS encoding 6-pyruvoyl trahydropterin synthase family protein — protein MNESGESGGRRGGTDTGQRIYSVTGTERVLYIGRERPIRISTGHRILHHDGKCSRPHGHNYEVTVKLVGELTEEGWVADKGDITEVIDEWDHMFLLEAGDPLVDAFESAGDDDALIVLEHPPTAEVMSVVLEEKLEAALPENVSEIAVQVSETSELCGGSAF, from the coding sequence ATGAACGAGAGCGGAGAGTCGGGAGGTCGCCGTGGCGGGACCGACACCGGTCAGAGAATATACTCGGTCACCGGCACGGAGCGAGTACTTTACATCGGGCGCGAACGACCGATCAGAATCAGTACCGGGCACCGGATTCTACACCACGACGGGAAGTGTTCGCGGCCCCACGGCCATAACTACGAGGTCACCGTCAAACTCGTCGGCGAACTCACCGAAGAAGGGTGGGTTGCCGACAAAGGGGATATTACCGAGGTCATCGACGAGTGGGATCACATGTTCTTGCTCGAGGCGGGCGACCCACTCGTCGACGCGTTCGAGTCGGCCGGTGACGACGACGCCCTAATCGTCCTCGAGCACCCGCCCACGGCGGAGGTCATGAGCGTCGTCCTCGAGGAGAAACTCGAGGCCGCCCTCCCCGAGAACGTCTCCGAGATCGCGGTCCAGGTGAGCGAAACCAGCGAACTCTGCGGAGGGAGCGCGTTCTGA
- a CDS encoding winged helix-turn-helix domain-containing protein → MSHSRRERTESDSNTVLSALGNKYSAEILCAAGSPKSAQALSEDIKIPIATCYRRIEELVDAGLLTCEGRQLSEEGRRTNIYRRTLDEIEVDFSDTEPQYSQKRRTEAKNRLHDQLHE, encoded by the coding sequence ATGTCTCATAGTCGGAGGGAACGAACCGAGTCGGACTCGAATACAGTCCTCTCAGCACTCGGCAACAAATACAGCGCAGAGATCCTCTGTGCTGCAGGTTCACCGAAATCAGCACAGGCTCTCAGCGAAGATATCAAAATCCCGATTGCAACGTGTTATCGTCGGATCGAAGAACTCGTCGACGCCGGGCTCTTGACATGTGAGGGACGGCAGCTCTCGGAGGAGGGGCGACGAACGAACATTTACCGACGAACGCTCGACGAAATCGAGGTCGACTTCTCTGACACCGAGCCCCAGTACTCACAGAAGCGACGAACGGAGGCCAAAAACCGGCTTCACGATCAGCTTCACGAGTAA
- a CDS encoding competence/damage-inducible protein A, whose product MNAAVLTVGDELLAGRTTNTNATWLCRRLNDRGVSVERVTTVPDRTEDIARTVEEYRQAYDAVVVTGGLGPTHDDVTMAAVASALERDLEEHADAIAWLADDGYSRGDLTDGTADLPTGARAIHNEVGVAPGAVLENVYVLPGVPSEMKAMFESVASEFTGTTTYREEIVVDEPESALLDRIAAVRERFDVTVGSYPGGSVRLALESTDEATLEEATTWLRERVDEAE is encoded by the coding sequence ATGAACGCAGCGGTCCTCACAGTCGGTGACGAACTACTCGCCGGGCGGACGACGAACACCAACGCTACCTGGCTCTGTCGGCGACTGAACGATCGAGGCGTCTCGGTCGAACGAGTCACCACCGTTCCCGACCGAACCGAAGACATCGCTCGCACCGTCGAGGAGTACCGGCAGGCGTACGACGCCGTCGTCGTCACCGGCGGACTCGGCCCGACGCACGACGACGTGACGATGGCCGCCGTCGCGAGCGCCCTCGAGCGAGACCTCGAGGAACACGCGGACGCGATCGCCTGGCTCGCGGACGACGGCTACTCTCGAGGCGACCTGACCGATGGCACGGCTGACCTGCCGACGGGTGCGCGAGCAATTCACAACGAGGTCGGCGTCGCGCCCGGTGCCGTTCTCGAGAACGTCTACGTTCTGCCCGGGGTCCCCTCCGAGATGAAAGCCATGTTCGAGTCCGTCGCGAGTGAGTTTACGGGGACGACCACGTACCGCGAGGAAATCGTCGTCGACGAGCCAGAGAGTGCGCTTCTCGACCGAATCGCGGCCGTAAGAGAACGATTCGACGTGACCGTCGGCAGTTATCCGGGCGGATCGGTTCGACTGGCACTCGAGAGCACTGACGAGGCGACGCTCGAGGAGGCGACGACGTGGCTTCGCGAGCGCGTCGACGAAGCCGAGTAA
- a CDS encoding ATP-NAD kinase family protein, whose protein sequence is MESLGVVVNPIAGMGGRVGLKGTDGKLEEARRRGAKARAPDRAREALEAFARRAPEAAVYTGAGVLGETVARDVGLDPHVVSGPQTDVSDDVGPADADTSAADTRATVEALLGQGVDLVLFVGGDGTAVDVATVLEDAGASTPMLGVPAGVKIYSSVFAVTPADAGRIAAEFDRVETREVNDIDEAAYREGEVRTELRAVVPVPVASDVQSSKQVSSGNVDSLAAGFAREVDPERAYVFGPGGTVGAIESELGIDPSPLGVDIWHDEKVLARDATEDDILECLESVDGPVTIVVSPIGGQGFLFGRGNQQLSPAVIRRADEVDIVASGAKLDGIDALHVDTDDRDLNDELRGWQRVRTGRFTTRLVHVV, encoded by the coding sequence ATGGAGTCGCTCGGTGTCGTCGTGAATCCGATCGCCGGGATGGGCGGTCGAGTGGGATTGAAGGGAACTGACGGCAAACTCGAGGAAGCGCGCCGACGCGGTGCCAAAGCGAGGGCACCGGATCGCGCACGGGAGGCACTCGAGGCGTTTGCCCGTCGAGCGCCCGAGGCCGCGGTCTACACGGGTGCGGGGGTCCTCGGCGAAACGGTCGCTCGAGACGTCGGGCTCGATCCACACGTCGTTTCCGGACCACAAACCGACGTGAGCGATGACGTCGGTCCCGCCGACGCCGATACGTCCGCGGCTGATACGCGAGCGACCGTCGAGGCCCTCCTCGGCCAGGGAGTCGACCTCGTCCTGTTCGTCGGCGGCGACGGGACGGCCGTCGACGTCGCGACGGTACTCGAGGACGCGGGCGCGTCGACGCCCATGCTCGGCGTTCCTGCCGGTGTCAAAATCTACTCGTCGGTGTTCGCCGTTACACCCGCCGACGCCGGTCGAATCGCGGCCGAGTTCGACCGCGTCGAAACCCGCGAGGTCAACGACATCGACGAAGCGGCCTACCGGGAGGGCGAGGTTCGCACCGAGCTACGGGCCGTCGTTCCCGTCCCCGTCGCGTCGGACGTCCAATCGAGCAAGCAGGTCTCGAGTGGCAACGTCGACTCGCTGGCGGCGGGATTCGCACGGGAGGTCGACCCCGAGAGAGCGTACGTGTTCGGTCCCGGCGGAACCGTCGGTGCGATCGAATCGGAACTCGGTATCGACCCGTCTCCCCTCGGCGTCGATATCTGGCACGACGAGAAAGTGCTGGCCCGAGACGCCACGGAAGACGATATTCTCGAGTGCCTCGAGTCGGTCGACGGCCCGGTCACGATCGTCGTCTCGCCCATCGGCGGGCAGGGGTTCCTCTTCGGTCGGGGGAATCAACAGCTCTCGCCGGCCGTAATCCGGCGCGCTGACGAGGTCGACATCGTCGCCTCGGGGGCGAAACTCGACGGAATAGACGCGTTGCACGTCGATACGGATGACCGAGACCTCAACGATGAACTTCGTGGCTGGCAACGCGTTCGAACGGGGCGATTTACGACGCGTCTCGTGCACGTTGTTTAA
- a CDS encoding phosphate uptake regulator PhoU, with protein sequence METRKVQRLGPSTLAMTLPAEWASEHDVEKGDEVSLRTSGKGTLTVMPESASSEETEAIIHADDLDADAVERAIVAQYVLGRRVIRIDTEDGALESEHINAVYQAETQLMGLGVIEETPESISIRCSVDPEDFTLDNLLERLERTGQTMRGEAIKALAHGNPDLAQRALNRERQANKIFVLLLRLIFTAYQNPNLARAVGLNTGFPLIGYRSIAKNLELTADNAEDIADIVIETEGHTLNVDSSVMRDIRELNELVDEITSIAVEAAVERDYDKSNQVRALFHEISDREKEILDELSELSNDDLLRVREVLVSLQQTAQYAMRNAEIAANLALNEESEHTTIN encoded by the coding sequence ATGGAAACGCGGAAAGTCCAGCGTCTGGGACCATCGACGCTCGCCATGACCCTCCCCGCCGAGTGGGCCTCCGAACACGACGTCGAGAAAGGAGACGAAGTCTCCCTTCGAACGAGCGGAAAAGGAACGCTCACCGTCATGCCCGAGTCGGCGAGTTCGGAAGAGACCGAGGCGATCATCCACGCCGACGACCTCGACGCCGACGCCGTCGAACGAGCCATCGTCGCACAGTACGTCCTCGGCCGGCGCGTCATTCGAATCGACACCGAAGACGGCGCGCTCGAGTCCGAACACATCAACGCTGTCTATCAGGCCGAAACCCAGTTGATGGGTCTGGGCGTCATCGAGGAAACACCCGAGAGCATCTCGATTCGCTGTTCGGTCGACCCGGAGGACTTCACGCTCGACAACCTCTTAGAACGCCTCGAGCGAACCGGTCAGACGATGCGTGGTGAGGCGATCAAGGCACTCGCCCACGGCAATCCCGATCTCGCCCAGCGCGCGCTCAACCGCGAGCGCCAGGCGAACAAGATCTTCGTCCTCTTGCTTCGATTGATCTTCACGGCCTACCAGAATCCAAATCTCGCGCGCGCAGTCGGGCTCAACACCGGCTTCCCGCTGATCGGCTACCGATCGATCGCGAAGAACCTCGAGTTGACGGCCGACAACGCCGAGGACATCGCCGATATTGTCATCGAAACCGAGGGACACACGCTGAACGTCGATAGTTCGGTCATGCGCGACATCCGGGAGTTAAACGAACTGGTCGACGAGATCACGTCGATCGCCGTCGAAGCCGCCGTCGAACGCGACTACGACAAGTCGAATCAGGTCCGAGCGCTATTCCACGAGATTTCCGACCGGGAGAAGGAAATTCTCGACGAACTCTCGGAGCTGTCGAACGACGACTTGCTCCGCGTCCGCGAGGTACTCGTCAGCCTACAGCAAACGGCCCAGTACGCCATGCGAAACGCCGAAATTGCCGCCAACCTCGCGCTCAACGAAGAGTCCGAGCACACGACGATCAACTGA